In one window of Aceticella autotrophica DNA:
- a CDS encoding MBL fold metallo-hydrolase, producing MNIKWFGHACFKITSDNGISIVTDPFDKSVGYPMPDVTADIVTSSHSHYDHNYFKAVKGKFEIVNTPGDHLVKGIHIKGINTFHDDEYGAKRGKNIVFLMKIDGMNLCHAGDLGHLLTEEQINEIGSVDILLIPVGGFYTIDDRQAVKVMEQLKPKLTIPMHYKTPAINFPIETADNFLKMTGGEKISSTEININKQDLEGQPKVIALSY from the coding sequence ATGAATATAAAATGGTTTGGACATGCTTGCTTTAAAATAACGTCTGATAATGGTATTTCAATTGTTACTGATCCATTTGATAAATCTGTTGGTTATCCTATGCCTGATGTTACAGCAGATATTGTTACATCTTCACATTCACATTATGATCATAATTATTTTAAAGCTGTAAAAGGAAAATTTGAAATTGTAAATACACCTGGAGACCATCTTGTAAAAGGTATACATATAAAGGGGATTAATACATTTCATGATGATGAGTATGGTGCTAAAAGAGGTAAAAATATAGTATTTTTGATGAAAATTGATGGTATGAATTTATGTCATGCAGGAGATTTGGGGCATTTACTGACAGAAGAACAGATAAATGAGATAGGTTCTGTAGATATTCTTTTGATACCTGTAGGAGGTTTTTATACAATTGATGACAGGCAGGCTGTTAAAGTGATGGAGCAATTAAAGCCTAAGCTTACTATTCCAATGCACTATAAAACACCGGCAATTAATTTTCCTATAGAAACAGCGGATAATTTTTTAAAAATGACCGGCGGTGAGAAAATATCATCAACAGAAATAAATATTAATAAACAGGATTTAGAAGGTCAGCCAAAAGTAATTGCATTGAGTTATTGA